The following proteins are encoded in a genomic region of Flammeovirga pectinis:
- a CDS encoding DUF1254 domain-containing protein has product MKKYIVSLFVLASSFANAQYKMSTEISENIITPDTVETTEGQLTYFDGVPSQETVNTAYDFMDKSRGYTAFMDGMRYASIWALYKGHYQMGNTTANSTLIFDGMMDSKSQFLTGNTSTMYVTGFIDTKRDGVVILEVPTGALGFVNDMAFDYVCDLGMVGRDKGKGGRYAILPVGYEGEVPKDCFVIRSKSHVNWVLLRMNGDQKTIDNVMANYRSYPADQPELRDDMNFIHASGKVMNTIHANNFEFYNEIHEMVQYESTTAFDEELLGTFRAIGIEKGKAFNPDPRMKAILTDAVALGNASARSIAWYPRQKGVSLYEDNVSSRWRMGYADRDVFFNDNGAVKKEARDMFHYSYTGVTPAMALRIEGKGSDYGISYVAQDGIAYDGGKTYSLHIDADVPTARFWAVTLYDTQTRSMIQTDQEHPSLDSNQKKLVYNEDGSLDIYFSPEPIEGKKGNWLQTIPGKSWFTIFRNYGPEKEWIEGIWRLNEIEEVQSVDTSK; this is encoded by the coding sequence ATGAAAAAATATATAGTCTCTTTATTCGTCTTAGCATCTTCATTTGCAAATGCTCAATATAAGATGTCAACGGAAATATCAGAAAATATTATAACACCAGATACTGTAGAAACTACAGAAGGTCAACTTACTTATTTTGATGGTGTTCCAAGTCAAGAAACAGTAAATACAGCTTACGATTTTATGGATAAATCTAGGGGCTACACGGCATTTATGGATGGTATGCGTTATGCTTCCATTTGGGCACTGTATAAAGGGCATTACCAAATGGGGAATACCACTGCCAATTCTACCTTGATTTTTGATGGAATGATGGATTCTAAATCACAATTCCTAACAGGTAACACATCTACAATGTATGTAACAGGTTTTATAGATACAAAAAGAGATGGCGTAGTAATTTTAGAAGTGCCAACAGGAGCTTTAGGTTTTGTAAACGACATGGCTTTTGATTATGTATGTGATTTAGGTATGGTTGGTAGAGATAAAGGTAAAGGAGGTAGATATGCTATTCTTCCTGTAGGATATGAAGGAGAAGTACCTAAAGATTGTTTTGTAATACGTTCAAAATCACATGTAAATTGGGTGCTATTACGTATGAATGGAGATCAGAAAACAATTGATAATGTAATGGCAAATTACCGTTCTTATCCTGCAGATCAACCAGAATTACGTGATGACATGAATTTTATTCACGCCTCTGGAAAAGTGATGAATACAATCCACGCCAATAATTTTGAGTTCTATAATGAAATTCATGAAATGGTGCAGTACGAATCTACCACTGCTTTTGATGAAGAACTTTTAGGTACTTTCCGTGCTATTGGTATAGAAAAAGGGAAAGCTTTTAATCCAGATCCAAGAATGAAAGCCATCCTTACAGATGCAGTAGCTTTAGGGAATGCGAGTGCCCGTTCAATTGCTTGGTATCCAAGACAAAAAGGCGTGAGTTTATATGAAGACAATGTTTCTAGTAGATGGAGAATGGGTTATGCAGATAGAGATGTATTTTTTAATGATAACGGTGCTGTAAAGAAAGAAGCTAGAGATATGTTTCACTATTCTTACACTGGCGTTACACCAGCAATGGCATTAAGAATTGAAGGAAAAGGGTCTGATTATGGTATCTCTTATGTAGCTCAAGATGGTATTGCTTACGATGGGGGGAAAACATATTCATTACATATCGATGCAGATGTTCCTACTGCAAGATTCTGGGCGGTAACATTATACGATACGCAAACAAGATCTATGATTCAAACAGATCAAGAGCACCCATCTTTGGATAGTAATCAGAAAAAATTAGTGTATAATGAAGATGGTTCTTTAGATATTTACTTCTCTCCAGAACCAATTGAAGGTAAAAAAGGAAACTGGTTACAGACTATCCCTGGTAAATCTTGGTTTACAATATTTAGAAATTACGGTCCAGAAAAAGAATGGATTGAGGGTATTTGGAGATTAAATGAGATAGAAGAAGTACAATCTGTAGATACTAGTAAGTAA
- a CDS encoding family 16 glycosylhydrolase encodes MTKQIKLRPHIIILLLSNFIGLIVLAQKPLATTKSNDKWEIQWSASDEFNAENPDWKKWMQNGKLPNTTAWKWDNDSNVTIKDGIAKITMRPNYNNEEDKNTYFKSGILKSYRAFTYGYFEARIKGASLAEGVCPSFWLFSDFDKEAKDGEPVYCEIDVVELQQFDWYNKHQEDIQDIDLNLHAVIKVDGKREWHRPKKYPEEQLNKWRAPWNPSEDYHVYGCEVNKKEIIWFIDGVEVARKKNIYWHRPMNVTLSLGLRKPFVKFYNNRNNAIDPTTDEKTRKALDQMPTSMFVDYVRVWKKK; translated from the coding sequence ATGACGAAACAAATAAAACTTAGACCACATATAATTATTCTACTATTGAGTAATTTTATAGGTTTAATAGTTCTTGCACAAAAACCACTCGCTACTACTAAAAGTAATGATAAGTGGGAAATTCAATGGAGTGCTTCTGATGAATTTAATGCCGAAAATCCAGATTGGAAAAAATGGATGCAAAATGGCAAACTTCCAAATACAACAGCATGGAAATGGGACAATGATAGCAATGTTACTATTAAAGATGGCATTGCAAAAATCACTATGCGCCCCAACTATAACAACGAAGAGGATAAAAACACATATTTTAAATCTGGTATTCTAAAATCTTATCGAGCATTTACGTACGGTTATTTTGAAGCAAGAATTAAAGGAGCTTCTTTGGCAGAGGGTGTTTGCCCATCTTTCTGGCTTTTTAGTGATTTTGATAAGGAAGCTAAAGATGGCGAACCTGTTTACTGCGAAATAGATGTTGTGGAATTACAACAATTTGATTGGTACAATAAACACCAAGAAGATATACAGGATATTGATCTTAATTTACATGCTGTAATAAAAGTAGATGGAAAAAGAGAATGGCACAGGCCAAAAAAATATCCAGAAGAACAATTAAATAAATGGAGAGCTCCTTGGAATCCAAGCGAGGACTATCATGTATATGGTTGCGAAGTTAACAAGAAAGAAATAATCTGGTTTATTGACGGTGTAGAGGTGGCTAGAAAAAAGAATATCTATTGGCACCGACCTATGAATGTTACGCTGTCTTTAGGGTTACGCAAACCATTTGTAAAATTCTATAATAACAGAAATAATGCTATTGATCCTACAACGGACGAAAAAACAAGAAAAGCATTGGATCAAATGCCTACCTCTATGTTTGTAGATTATGTAAGGGTTTGGAAAAAGAAATAA
- a CDS encoding hybrid sensor histidine kinase/response regulator transcription factor, translated as MIRFYILLLIQLLVLSNSSDILAQSNTSQFTPLTKYGMNEGISHYGVTTLLEDHNGFIWLGTYNGLDKFNGYDFTNYRNNDYERILTSNKIRTLYQDDQKNIWIGTENGLNIYLYDQQKFKVIEASSLGIKNDKPFIIAKILSIKDYIVCITEYEGILLFNKKTYQLERSHYVETKEKSFQFVSDAVTLNDEILLVSTSKGLLTYNIKEDRHRFVKPRIIGASRGLAIDCDNNIFIVGYNGIHHIKPLKNGDKYSFHFQKTIFPNTRFLNIEASSNGDLWCGMLSRGCALIHEPAKLPENVAFSAIKPEQFLDIGRVSDFLPNNDKFNKVWISSFSDGLFVFDKNASAFKYSDLNTAELRGQHFTNKILEGCVWDKDHVLFCSYLRGLVFFNTTTGELEPLPKEFDNSPVAVNNAAVVKDNKGGKWLRFIKGRGKWYYQPANETKKWIQISKNGRPNKQYSKVNKVVVDDNGYYWIAAKIGLFRILMSEQGKVEYIEKLDNNPNINLSEANTIKTLHIDSASNNVWVGTTLNGLLQIENDPTLSMNTMSIRQYNYDNEKEENTEIPSNHVSNILALPNNKLCIGLEGKGICIIDRVIGDKLEFRNYSEKDGLDNNVVKKIVFDGENKLWITTDKGLNQFDISTNTFKNFASEDGVKAYAFENVGFKQTDNRIVFAAGNGICYFNPNSIKIEKPLPKFTFGEMVLFNQKVGVNDTINDRVILDKPLNRQEEITLKYDENVFSIELLLLHYSNPSIFKVKYRLLPQDKEWIETTSETKNASFNGLPPGSYTLEAMASNSKDRWTAPIRLDIRIEPPLWKTPFAYILYILSIIGIVYIIIRFMLNHTHLKHELEIEHIERLRIDELNKTKERIFMNISHEFRTPITLIRGPIQMLLNMFKSNQDAFVHLDLIQRQSNKMLQLVNQVQDFQKAEQSVLKLKTANFDFTDLIVDIKKDFDHLAELQAKKLIIEGEANQLFITADRYKLEIVLNNLLNNAFKFTKEGDTIKIIYGHDENSLFFKVADTGIGVKADELPFVFDRYYQTENSNTYSIGSGIGLAFSKRLVEMHFGKISIDSILSEGTTFTVTLPVKVNCTQQLNEVRIKDILEKESDEEKQKIMPNSLELPSYLMDESLKELNVFYVEDNEELRTFVYSVFKDYFNVTCFVNGQECLDKLEDEWPDLIISDILMPELNGLELCQKIKSDIRTSHIPIILLTSRSSVDDQVKGLEVGADFYISKPFDMKHLIATSQMLLKNRKQLRERFQIDFPIEVEKKSTSKDDAIFIEKFYELIEENLENEDIDMNVFAKGLYLNRTTFFQKVKAITNYTPYELLKIYRLKKAAELLVQENLPVADVCVRTGFKNRTHFSRMFKEYYGVSPSKYGKKVAEKV; from the coding sequence ATGATTAGATTTTACATTTTACTTCTTATTCAATTATTAGTATTATCTAATAGTTCAGATATACTAGCACAAAGCAATACCTCCCAGTTTACGCCATTAACCAAATATGGAATGAACGAGGGTATTTCACATTATGGCGTCACTACTTTATTAGAAGATCATAACGGATTTATTTGGTTAGGTACTTACAATGGCTTAGATAAATTTAATGGCTACGATTTCACCAACTACAGAAATAATGATTATGAGCGTATTCTTACAAGCAATAAAATAAGAACGCTCTACCAAGACGATCAAAAAAACATCTGGATTGGCACAGAGAATGGTTTAAATATTTACCTCTACGATCAGCAAAAATTTAAAGTAATTGAGGCAAGTTCTTTAGGTATTAAAAACGATAAACCTTTTATTATTGCTAAGATCCTTTCTATTAAAGATTACATAGTTTGTATTACAGAGTATGAAGGAATTCTTCTTTTCAATAAGAAAACGTATCAGTTAGAACGCTCACATTATGTCGAAACAAAAGAGAAATCTTTCCAGTTTGTTTCTGATGCAGTTACTTTAAATGATGAAATTCTTTTAGTTTCAACTTCTAAAGGTTTGCTCACTTATAATATTAAAGAAGATAGACATCGTTTTGTAAAACCTCGAATTATTGGAGCATCAAGAGGTTTAGCAATTGATTGTGACAACAACATTTTTATTGTTGGTTATAACGGTATTCATCATATAAAACCTTTAAAAAACGGAGATAAATACTCTTTCCATTTTCAGAAAACAATCTTTCCTAATACAAGATTTTTAAATATTGAGGCAAGTAGTAATGGTGATTTATGGTGTGGTATGCTTTCTAGAGGATGTGCCCTTATTCATGAGCCCGCAAAACTTCCAGAGAATGTTGCGTTTAGTGCTATTAAACCAGAGCAGTTTTTAGATATTGGTAGAGTAAGTGATTTCTTACCAAACAACGATAAGTTTAATAAAGTATGGATCAGCTCTTTTAGTGATGGCTTATTTGTGTTCGATAAAAATGCATCTGCTTTTAAATATTCTGATTTAAATACTGCTGAGCTTCGTGGTCAACATTTTACTAATAAAATATTAGAAGGCTGTGTTTGGGATAAAGATCATGTTCTTTTCTGCTCTTACCTTAGAGGTCTAGTGTTTTTTAATACCACTACGGGAGAGTTAGAACCGCTACCAAAAGAATTTGATAACAGCCCTGTTGCTGTAAATAATGCTGCTGTTGTAAAAGATAATAAAGGTGGAAAGTGGTTAAGATTTATAAAAGGCAGAGGTAAATGGTATTACCAACCAGCAAACGAAACAAAAAAGTGGATTCAGATTTCTAAGAACGGAAGGCCAAACAAACAATATTCTAAGGTAAATAAAGTTGTTGTAGATGATAATGGTTACTATTGGATTGCCGCAAAAATTGGTCTTTTCAGAATTTTAATGTCCGAACAAGGAAAGGTAGAATATATAGAAAAGCTTGATAATAACCCTAATATTAATTTATCTGAAGCAAATACGATTAAAACGCTACATATAGATTCTGCTAGTAATAATGTTTGGGTTGGTACAACATTAAACGGTCTTCTTCAAATAGAAAATGACCCCACTTTAAGTATGAATACAATGAGTATTCGTCAATATAATTACGATAACGAAAAAGAAGAAAATACAGAAATACCGTCCAATCATGTATCAAATATTCTAGCCTTACCAAATAACAAGTTATGCATTGGTTTAGAAGGTAAAGGAATTTGTATAATTGATAGGGTGATAGGTGATAAACTAGAGTTTAGAAACTATTCAGAAAAGGATGGGTTAGATAATAATGTTGTAAAAAAGATAGTATTTGATGGTGAAAATAAATTATGGATTACTACAGATAAAGGATTAAATCAGTTTGATATCTCAACAAATACCTTTAAAAACTTTGCTTCAGAAGATGGCGTAAAAGCATATGCTTTCGAAAATGTTGGTTTTAAACAAACCGATAACAGAATTGTTTTTGCAGCAGGAAATGGAATCTGTTATTTTAATCCAAACAGCATTAAAATTGAAAAACCATTACCTAAGTTTACTTTCGGTGAAATGGTGCTTTTTAATCAAAAAGTTGGTGTTAACGATACCATAAATGATAGAGTAATTCTTGATAAACCTTTAAACAGACAAGAAGAAATTACGTTGAAATATGATGAAAATGTATTCTCTATTGAGTTACTTCTTCTTCATTATTCTAACCCTTCTATCTTTAAAGTAAAATATAGATTATTACCTCAAGATAAAGAATGGATAGAAACCACATCAGAAACTAAAAATGCTTCTTTTAATGGCCTTCCTCCTGGAAGTTATACCTTAGAGGCAATGGCTTCCAATTCAAAAGACAGATGGACTGCCCCTATCCGATTAGATATTAGAATTGAGCCGCCATTATGGAAAACACCATTTGCCTACATACTTTATATTTTAAGTATTATTGGTATAGTCTACATCATAATTAGATTTATGCTGAACCATACTCACTTAAAACATGAGTTAGAAATAGAACATATTGAACGTTTAAGAATAGATGAACTGAATAAAACCAAAGAACGTATTTTCATGAATATTTCTCATGAATTTAGAACTCCAATCACCTTAATTAGAGGTCCGATACAGATGCTTCTAAATATGTTCAAATCTAATCAAGATGCTTTTGTTCATCTCGATTTAATTCAGCGTCAATCGAATAAAATGCTACAATTGGTAAATCAGGTACAAGATTTCCAAAAAGCAGAGCAAAGTGTGTTAAAATTAAAAACGGCTAATTTTGATTTCACAGACTTGATTGTAGATATCAAAAAAGACTTTGATCATTTAGCAGAGTTGCAAGCAAAGAAATTGATTATTGAAGGAGAAGCTAATCAGTTATTTATTACAGCTGATCGTTATAAATTAGAAATCGTTCTGAATAACTTATTAAATAATGCCTTTAAATTTACTAAAGAAGGTGACACAATTAAGATTATTTACGGTCACGATGAAAATTCTCTATTCTTTAAAGTAGCAGACACAGGTATTGGCGTTAAGGCAGATGAGCTACCTTTTGTGTTTGATCGTTATTACCAAACAGAAAACTCAAACACTTATTCAATCGGGTCTGGTATTGGATTAGCATTTTCTAAGCGTTTAGTAGAAATGCACTTCGGAAAAATTAGCATTGATAGTATTTTAAGCGAAGGAACAACTTTCACTGTAACTTTACCTGTAAAAGTAAACTGTACACAACAGTTAAATGAGGTGAGAATTAAAGATATTCTAGAGAAAGAAAGTGATGAGGAAAAGCAAAAAATAATGCCAAATAGTTTGGAGCTACCAAGCTATTTAATGGACGAAAGTTTAAAAGAACTAAACGTTTTCTATGTAGAAGACAATGAGGAATTAAGGACTTTTGTTTACAGTGTATTTAAAGACTATTTTAATGTTACATGTTTTGTAAACGGACAAGAATGTTTAGATAAATTAGAAGATGAGTGGCCAGATTTAATTATTAGTGATATTTTAATGCCCGAATTAAATGGCTTAGAACTTTGCCAGAAAATTAAATCAGATATTAGAACAAGTCATATTCCAATTATCTTATTAACATCAAGGTCTTCTGTAGATGATCAAGTTAAAGGACTTGAAGTTGGTGCAGACTTCTATATCTCAAAACCATTTGATATGAAGCATTTAATTGCTACTTCTCAGATGTTATTAAAAAATAGAAAACAATTAAGAGAACGTTTCCAGATTGATTTCCCTATTGAAGTAGAAAAGAAAAGTACTTCTAAAGATGACGCAATTTTTATAGAGAAGTTCTACGAACTGATTGAAGAAAACCTTGAAAATGAAGACATAGATATGAATGTTTTTGCCAAGGGTTTATATTTAAATAGAACTACTTTCTTCCAAAAAGTAAAAGCAATAACAAATTATACGCCTTACGAATTATTAAAAATATATAGACTGAAAAAAGCTGCAGAATTATTAGTGCAAGAGAACTTACCTGTTGCAGATGTGTGTGTTAGAACAGGGTTTAAAAACCGTACACACTTTAGTAGAATGTTTAAAGAATATTATGGTGTTTCTCCGAGTAAGTACGGTAAAAAAGTAGCTGAAAAAGTTTAA
- a CDS encoding family 16 glycosylhydrolase — MKNLLITTISLSFISLVSLYSLECKAQQNPVSDPENKDKWIINETLSDEFNGTELDKSKWWILGENGDYRKKWKGRAPAQFVAHNVAVKEGNLILTSQWEPEFEFLKGEKNNGVFYGGTKEKADNSKPITQACIMSESFFKYGYMEIRSKAANAPVTSSFWTTGYHSEIDMTENFGKLSAENPYNKPEKLEYKYRTNLISWDPQKAKGHKHYKVEDVLDVRIADDYHVYGFEWDKDYIKIYFDGKLLRTSTREELEKNDQWRHQFPQELWINSEVFEWYGLPNKEDLEQPANYLIDYVRIWQKEITPPNFNALGFEGPFYFQGRSMNWWAPNKDHWRMTDDKAASGDLSLCFNYEGDFSGKNFNIYAPFGSLDLPEGSNEIEFKVWIDKDTDIKKIDFILTNPKTNISFDLSNVKKGKWVKVSQKFTRNKDSVQDLKNGDRVQIQLKGNTITSKKALLYIDDIEFKHNKGLAN, encoded by the coding sequence ATGAAAAATCTACTTATTACTACAATAAGCCTAAGTTTTATTTCTCTAGTGAGTCTCTATTCATTAGAATGTAAAGCTCAACAAAATCCTGTTTCAGATCCAGAGAATAAAGACAAATGGATTATCAACGAAACATTAAGTGATGAATTTAATGGCACTGAACTTGACAAATCAAAATGGTGGATTCTAGGTGAAAATGGAGACTATAGAAAGAAATGGAAAGGACGTGCACCTGCTCAATTTGTAGCACATAATGTTGCTGTAAAAGAGGGTAATTTGATTTTAACGTCACAATGGGAACCTGAATTTGAGTTCTTAAAGGGCGAAAAAAACAACGGTGTTTTCTATGGGGGAACAAAGGAAAAAGCAGATAATAGTAAACCTATTACGCAGGCTTGTATTATGAGCGAATCGTTCTTTAAATATGGTTATATGGAAATTAGAAGTAAGGCGGCTAATGCCCCTGTTACTTCAAGTTTTTGGACCACTGGTTATCATTCCGAAATAGATATGACAGAGAATTTTGGTAAACTATCTGCTGAAAATCCTTACAATAAACCAGAAAAATTAGAATATAAATACCGTACAAATTTAATTAGTTGGGATCCACAAAAAGCAAAAGGGCATAAACACTATAAAGTAGAAGATGTATTAGATGTTCGTATAGCAGACGATTATCATGTATATGGATTTGAATGGGATAAGGACTACATTAAAATTTATTTTGATGGCAAACTATTACGTACTTCTACAAGAGAGGAACTTGAAAAAAATGACCAATGGAGGCATCAGTTCCCTCAAGAGTTATGGATAAATTCTGAAGTTTTTGAATGGTATGGTTTACCAAATAAAGAAGATTTAGAACAACCTGCAAACTACTTGATTGACTATGTTAGAATCTGGCAGAAAGAAATAACACCGCCCAACTTTAACGCCCTAGGTTTTGAGGGACCGTTCTACTTCCAAGGACGTAGCATGAACTGGTGGGCTCCAAATAAAGACCATTGGAGAATGACAGATGATAAAGCTGCAAGTGGGGATTTAAGTCTATGCTTTAACTATGAAGGTGATTTTAGTGGCAAAAATTTCAATATCTACGCTCCTTTCGGCTCTTTAGATTTACCAGAAGGTTCTAATGAAATAGAATTTAAAGTTTGGATTGATAAGGATACAGATATCAAAAAAATAGACTTCATTTTAACCAATCCTAAAACAAATATTTCTTTTGATTTATCAAATGTAAAAAAAGGGAAATGGGTAAAAGTTTCTCAAAAATTTACAAGAAATAAAGATTCGGTTCAAGATTTAAAAAATGGTGACAGAGTACAAATTCAGTTAAAAGGAAATACTATCACTAGTAAAAAAGCTCTCTTGTATATCGATGATATCGAGTTTAAACATAATAAAGGGCTAGCGAATTAG
- a CDS encoding beta-galactosidase: protein MKQFFRRTGTILFFFVLLNSTLFGQDLNNELEREVKQLETIIKKAKKKGIDVTKEESTLRTADIFKTFANWDEKNIDYNYELFKTLNTYKTTAREVAEDLPNFERREVISMLKEGKENLELAIAGKIHKQKITTIDWNNTHIKGSDIIQDDGRPVFLLDYTWKPKVPYLTKYHGNLDGFFMTTSNVLDENGTIKPKLINELQTKPTGRIGTAFLNHLNPPKWFKQKYPEALEGKRRYFDYDIDNPNTIELQELLLSKTVPLMKGKNYAELGYMLTNEPHWHTKEGSWDTGGVSEFTFKKFRNYLKEKHKDIATLNTIWGSDYSSFDAIQVTIPMNGNLQGTPIWYDWMRFNQVRGNEWFQSLSDIIHKYDEEANTHIKVMTHLFTENPRDMGIDLESMTEITSVIGNDAGAVYSDMWRKKVPEWKSKYSFDWRQLCISYDFMKSVSPDKIIFNSENHFISTIRFRDLYMKPDYARATFWLATTLGLNACQTWFFPRNVDGSLRKQTKGYAASVTQMPRIMNEITLTYLDMNANARGLSAIQKLRKPVRIFHSETSAINIDNHMDEVYHTYENLMFEGVAIGFVTEKILSKQNTSLWDVVVIQNTPFVTVSERNALQQYLVEGGKIIIDAKSILKDEYGRDLQPLEPANGELILSDNTTEIRTIALSKVTDKQPLILEENNENNHKACMWRYTQDENGNQLLSIVNLGNKEANLSLKLNNGNPVKIKNIIEGTDHPKDFKMKPLEVLYLEVSE, encoded by the coding sequence ATGAAACAATTTTTTAGACGAACAGGTACAATTTTATTTTTTTTTGTACTATTAAACAGTACTCTTTTTGGACAAGATTTAAATAATGAGCTAGAGAGAGAGGTTAAGCAATTAGAAACTATTATAAAGAAGGCAAAGAAAAAAGGTATTGATGTAACTAAAGAGGAAAGTACTTTAAGAACAGCGGATATTTTTAAGACTTTTGCCAATTGGGACGAAAAGAATATTGATTATAATTACGAGCTATTTAAAACATTAAATACATATAAAACAACTGCTAGAGAGGTGGCTGAAGATTTGCCTAACTTTGAAAGAAGAGAGGTAATTAGTATGCTTAAAGAAGGAAAAGAAAATTTAGAATTGGCGATAGCTGGTAAAATACACAAGCAGAAAATTACTACAATTGATTGGAATAACACACATATAAAAGGAAGTGATATTATTCAAGATGATGGTAGACCTGTCTTTCTTTTAGATTACACTTGGAAGCCAAAAGTGCCTTATCTTACAAAATATCACGGTAACTTAGATGGTTTTTTTATGACTACAAGTAATGTACTTGATGAAAATGGTACAATTAAACCAAAGCTTATTAATGAGTTACAAACAAAACCTACTGGCAGAATTGGTACTGCATTTTTAAACCATCTTAACCCTCCAAAATGGTTTAAGCAGAAGTACCCAGAAGCTCTAGAAGGTAAACGTAGATATTTTGATTATGATATTGATAATCCAAATACTATTGAGTTGCAAGAACTACTGTTAAGCAAAACTGTTCCTTTAATGAAGGGGAAAAATTATGCGGAGCTAGGGTATATGTTAACTAACGAACCGCATTGGCATACAAAAGAGGGCTCTTGGGATACAGGAGGAGTTTCTGAATTTACTTTCAAAAAATTTAGAAATTATCTTAAAGAAAAACATAAAGACATTGCTACATTAAATACTATTTGGGGGTCAGATTACTCTTCTTTTGATGCTATTCAGGTTACAATACCAATGAATGGAAATTTGCAAGGTACACCCATTTGGTACGATTGGATGCGCTTTAATCAGGTGAGAGGGAACGAGTGGTTTCAGAGCCTTTCTGATATTATTCATAAATACGATGAAGAAGCCAATACGCATATAAAAGTAATGACGCATTTGTTTACAGAAAACCCACGAGATATGGGTATAGATTTGGAATCAATGACCGAAATAACGTCTGTAATTGGCAACGATGCAGGAGCAGTTTATTCTGATATGTGGAGAAAGAAAGTACCTGAATGGAAGAGTAAATATAGTTTTGATTGGAGACAACTTTGTATTAGTTATGATTTTATGAAATCTGTATCTCCTGATAAGATCATTTTTAATTCGGAAAATCATTTTATTTCTACTATTAGATTTAGAGATTTATACATGAAACCCGATTACGCTAGAGCTACTTTTTGGTTAGCAACAACTTTAGGTTTAAATGCTTGTCAGACGTGGTTCTTTCCAAGAAATGTTGATGGCTCATTAAGAAAGCAGACCAAAGGCTATGCTGCATCTGTAACACAAATGCCACGTATTATGAATGAAATTACGTTAACCTACCTAGATATGAATGCAAATGCTAGAGGGTTAAGTGCTATTCAGAAGTTAAGAAAACCAGTGCGTATTTTTCATTCAGAGACCTCTGCAATCAATATAGATAACCATATGGATGAGGTATATCACACTTACGAAAATCTAATGTTTGAAGGAGTGGCGATTGGCTTTGTAACAGAGAAAATATTATCGAAACAAAATACGTCGTTATGGGATGTTGTTGTTATTCAAAATACACCATTTGTAACCGTATCAGAAAGAAATGCTTTGCAGCAATATTTAGTTGAAGGAGGTAAAATAATTATTGATGCAAAGAGTATTTTGAAAGATGAATATGGTAGAGACTTGCAACCACTTGAACCGGCTAATGGTGAATTGATTTTATCTGATAATACTACAGAAATAAGAACAATAGCCTTGTCGAAAGTGACAGATAAACAGCCATTAATTTTAGAAGAAAACAACGAGAATAATCATAAAGCATGTATGTGGAGATATACGCAAGATGAAAATGGAAACCAGTTACTTTCTATTGTGAATTTAGGGAATAAAGAAGCAAATTTATCTCTTAAATTAAATAATGGGAATCCAGTAAAAATCAAGAATATAATTGAAGGTACTGATCATCCTAAAGACTTTAAAATGAAGCCTTTGGAGGTATTGTATTTGGAAGTGAGTGAATAA
- a CDS encoding T9SS type A sorting domain-containing protein codes for MKKIFIVLVYLTCASASVAQIDTSNYTTELLSSANYLVGTPYEVMEDGMVSSINIIGNSKGTKVRMAIYSDVDNAPDELIAVSEVNKLGKGLTSVAIEPIALEAGNYWIMAIYKSTGKHLLGNTKDVNSDVFYAAVDFESELPLNAQNFENYQGHAFPFFLDFKIEEKETSLAIYPNPTVDFVKIEHHIENYEVRIFDLTGVEIKAIHSDSKTLEVDLSGLQKGHYLFKIGEQKAQYVIKK; via the coding sequence ATGAAAAAAATATTTATCGTATTAGTGTACTTAACATGTGCAAGTGCTTCTGTAGCACAAATAGATACATCAAATTATACAACAGAGCTTCTTTCTTCTGCTAATTACTTGGTAGGTACGCCTTATGAGGTTATGGAAGATGGAATGGTATCATCAATTAACATAATTGGAAACAGTAAGGGTACTAAGGTTAGAATGGCTATTTATTCAGATGTAGACAATGCTCCAGATGAATTAATTGCAGTAAGTGAAGTGAATAAGCTTGGAAAAGGGTTGACTTCTGTTGCAATTGAGCCTATAGCATTAGAAGCGGGTAACTATTGGATTATGGCTATTTACAAATCTACAGGTAAGCATTTACTAGGTAATACTAAAGATGTAAATTCAGATGTATTTTATGCTGCAGTAGATTTTGAAAGTGAATTGCCATTGAATGCTCAAAACTTTGAGAACTATCAAGGACATGCTTTTCCCTTCTTCTTAGATTTTAAAATAGAAGAAAAGGAGACAAGTTTAGCAATCTATCCCAACCCAACGGTTGATTTTGTAAAAATAGAACATCATATAGAAAACTATGAAGTGCGTATTTTTGATCTTACAGGGGTCGAAATTAAAGCGATTCATTCAGATAGTAAAACATTGGAAGTAGATTTAAGTGGTCTTCAAAAAGGACATTACCTCTTTAAAATAGGGGAACAAAAAGCACAATATGTAATTAAGAAATAA